The Pontibacter sp. SGAir0037 DNA segment GCAGATCTTTTTAAATTTCAAAAGCAATAATTTACCAATGGCAGGGTTTAACAGGTTAGTAAAGGTGGTTTTACCAGCGTAAGTACCTGCCGGATTATCCGTAACAAAAACACTAAAATTGATTACAAACTAAATTTTTCAACTATGAAGGCATTCTTTTTCTCCGTCGCTCTTTTGTGTTCTGCCACATTTGTACAGGCACAGAATAACAAAGCAGAAAAAGCTCCTGCAGCCAATACCAAGCTAGAAAAGCAATACGAAAGCCTGAAAAGCAACTCCAATACCTGGCAGGGCTATAAGGTGGTAAACATTAATACGCTGGAGTCTTTCTGGAAAAGCGTACAGGAAACAGTAGCTGCCAAAGACCAGAAGCTAAACAATTTTGAAGCAGAGGCCGAAGCCAAACTACAGGAAGCCCGAAAAGATGTAGCAGGGCAACAGCAGCAACTGCAAACTATGCAAAATGAGATAAAGCAAAAGGAAGCGGATATTCAGCAGAGCATGCACGACATCACCCATATTTCGGTGCTGGGCATAGATGTACCCAAACAACTGTACATTATCCTGAACAGTGGCATTATTCTGGCCTTGCTGATTGCGCTGGGCGTTATAGCGGTGCAGCACAAGAGCAGCAAAAGTGTGGCTACCGAAAAGCGCAAAGCTTACGACCAGGTAGCCCAGGAGCTGAACGACTATATGAAGAATGCCCGGGAGCGGGAACTGAAAATCAAACGTGAGCTTCAAACAGAACGAAACCTGGTGGAAGAACTGCAGCAACAACTTTCTACCGTTAAAAAGCAGCAGGTGTAATAGCTACCAGGTATACATCAAAACAGGAAGTCCCGGTTTGCTCTGGAGCAAACCGGGACTTCCTGTTTTGATTGCCTGTTGCACTTAGGCAGAGACTGGTTTATTTTTTAGCAATACGGTATAGCCTGCCCTGGTCGGTAATAGCATATAAGGCACCGTCTTTGCCCTGAGTAATGTCGCGGAAGCGCTGGCGTTCCTCGGTCAGCAAACGTTCTTCGCCTGTTACACGGTTGTTTTCCAGCACCAGCCGTACAATGTGCATTCCACTGAGGGCACTGATAAAGAGATTGTTCTTCCATTCAGGAATCTGGTTGCCCGCATAAAACGTCATTCCGCTGGGCGATACAGAAGGATCCCAATAGTAGACAGGCTGCTCCAGGCCTTGCTGCTGCTGTTTGTTTTCTCCTATCTTATTGCCGCCATATTCGATCCCATAGGTAATCAGCGGCCATCCGTAATTCTTGCCAGCCTCAATTCGGTTCAGTTCATCTCCACCCCGGGGGCCGAACTCGTTTTCCCATAAATCGCCGGTCTCCGGGTGAAAAGCCAACCCTTGCACATTGCGGTGTCCGTATGAATAAATTTCTGGTCGGGCTCCCTGTGTTTTGGCGTATGGATTGTTTGCTGCTGGCTTGCCCTCAGTTGTAATCCGGATAATTTTGCCCAGGCCCGACTCCAGCGACTGTGCCTGTGGCCGTGTTTCGAGGTCGGAGCGTTCGCCGGTGCTTACGAGCAGGTTGCCCTGGCGATCGAACAGAATACGACCACCATAGTGCAGGTTGCCTTTATAGGCAGGTGTAGCGCGGTAAATAACGGTTGCACCTTCCACTTTTTTTTCGTCGGAAGAAAGTTTACCCTTGGCTACTGCCGTCAGGTTACCATCGTTTCCAGGCTCTGAAAATACCCAATATACCATCCGGTTCTTACTGAAGTTCGGATCAAGGGCAATACCCAGTAACCCTCCCTGGCCCGATTGGTGCACCGCAGGTAAACCAGTAATTGGTTCGCTCACTTTTCCATCCTGGGTTACGATGCGCAGGTTTC contains these protein-coding regions:
- a CDS encoding PQQ-dependent sugar dehydrogenase codes for the protein MIKTLSVCTTAVALVFSACPVAFSQHSGGLPAVETKTANSPENTPSFAGQTRVAGVKTTASYEGKVVTSSLKLPWGITSLPDGRLILTEKAGNLRIVTQDGKVSEPITGLPAVHQSGQGGLLGIALDPNFSKNRMVYWVFSEPGNDGNLTAVAKGKLSSDEKKVEGATVIYRATPAYKGNLHYGGRILFDRQGNLLVSTGERSDLETRPQAQSLESGLGKIIRITTEGKPAANNPYAKTQGARPEIYSYGHRNVQGLAFHPETGDLWENEFGPRGGDELNRIEAGKNYGWPLITYGIEYGGNKIGENKQQQQGLEQPVYYWDPSVSPSGMTFYAGNQIPEWKNNLFISALSGMHIVRLVLENNRVTGEERLLTEERQRFRDITQGKDGALYAITDQGRLYRIAKK